TTCCAGCAATGTTGACGATGACATTAACTTTGTCATAATTATTGGGATACCCTTCATAACGATCTAGCTCTCTTTCGTCAGTGTCTGTTATTTCCCAAATGAGCCCCGGCGTCGTCTTGCCCTGGCAAGGCTCGATGTTCGCAAACGAAGGCAGAGTCAGCTCCCACCCCTCGAGATATACAGGAGTTATCGCCTCAGCATCAGGGCATCTTTCGCTCATCTGAGCCTTATCCATGTTACTACCGTAGGCTAGGTACAGGCGTATACGCATTCTGAGTTCTTCGCAGACTGCTTCCCAATCTGCACGGTAATCTTCTCCCCATGGCCCTTTGGTTATTTGACAGAGCAACTGCGCCTTGTACCTGTGAAGAATGTTGTGCACCAAATCATGAAACTCTGGGCAGACCAAGCGCTCAGTTTCTAAAAACTGACGAAGCCCCCCTTTGATTAAGGTGCGCAGGGCCATAATTCGTCCTGCCTCTGCCTCGTAGCCATGCCCCTGCAAGTTCCCTCGCAGGCAGGCCTTAAGTGCCCTCTCTAGAGCGCTAACATGCTGTCTCTCGCCGGCGACATATGCCTTCATCAAAATAGCTGCCCCGATGCATGTCGGCACATGGCAGAAATCTACGCGGGCATCGGCTGGCAAATGATAAGAATCTAAAAGCTTGAAAGACCCATCATCATCTTGAAATGCACTTAGCTCCTCTGCAGAAACCGCCACACATTGTCTTCCCCCTAACATCTCGCGCATAGCCAACAGCATGGCCTCTAACGCTTCAAAGTCGGGTTTGTCACTGTCTAATCGTCTTAATTTCATTGCAAATCCTCCTCAAACTGACTCATCGTCGCCAAGGTCTAGGCATTCTTGTTTATTTCTCGACCAAGGTCGCCCAAAACGTGGGCACGCCGTGTTCATGGAGTAGGCCACTGCCGTCTGTATCTTCGTAGAGATCGAGCAGCTTGAAGCCGACTTTGAGCTGCCCACGGATTTGGTCTTCTAGTGCGTGAGAGAACTGAATGCCGCTGTCTGTGGCGCGCAATACCTCGAGAAGCTCAGGGTTCGCTAGTGGATTAAACGGCAGTTTGTACTT
This sequence is a window from Bacillota bacterium. Protein-coding genes within it:
- a CDS encoding gamma-glutamylcyclotransferase, whose translation is MKLRRLDSDKPDFEALEAMLLAMREMLGGRQCVAVSAEELSAFQDDDGSFKLLDSYHLPADARVDFCHVPTCIGAAILMKAYVAGERQHVSALERALKACLRGNLQGHGYEAEAGRIMALRTLIKGGLRQFLETERLVCPEFHDLVHNILHRYKAQLLCQITKGPWGEDYRADWEAVCEELRMRIRLYLAYGSNMDKAQMSERCPDAEAITPVYLEGWELTLPSFANIEPCQGKTTPGLIWEITDTDERELDRYEGYPNNYDKVNVIVNIAGRAVSVMAYVMTDYGKTRDKIPSDGYVPRILRGYREAGFAEKEFQPRHRGAQCGNC